A portion of the Kazachstania africana CBS 2517 chromosome 2, complete genome genome contains these proteins:
- the AMS1 gene encoding alpha-mannosidase (similar to Saccharomyces cerevisiae AMS1 (YGL156W); ancestral locus Anc_2.311), producing MSYERVNYDPQFKPVQNIFEDRLRQFIRKGGDYCDLNLPKFYDKQRISLDQNSVKALWYQVPFEKGSSPVSPDKRPSWKSILDADRKNNLTWQECYKGQPFGPSWSTTWFKIYLKVPQKWIDSGEQLLFDWNCNNEGVVIDPETLLPVTAFSGGERTEYLLPKNNTGEYLFYIEAGNNGMFGCGAGSTINPPDENRYFHLDTVDIVWPDWEARALYFDFWMLSDAARELPGDTWQKHRARHVANKVMDLFDINNRSSVAECRELIKSEYFDEYADTAEVFYKGDSQQLASVYGIGNCHIDTAWLWPFAETKRKIVRSWASQCVLMDEYPEYQFVASQAQQFKWLLQNHPDFFNNVIIPKVQQSQFIPIGGSWVENDTNIPSGESLARQFFFGQRFFLKHFGFKSDIFWLPDTFGYSSQIPQLCQLSGITKFLTQKLSWNNINSFPHSTFNWAGLDGSQLLTHMPPGNTYTADSHFGDVLRTAKQNKSSEFYGSGLMLYGKGDGGGGPTREMLEKMRRIRSMSNRNGNVIPKLHVGATVDDFYQDILDKTDSGKNLPTWMGELYFEFHRGTYTSQANTKKLMRMAEIRIHDLEWIATKTSILFPDSFSYPVNQINELWENILLCQFHDVLPGSCIEMVYKYEAVPMLRNVVKKTEEMINDIISYLERSRENSKLVGVSTLSWKRNLAKSLNSQDSVSIDVTDDSFILSNGVLTVTINKVSGTITSLKTTDVDAEFIDLKNGRNKVGANQFVLFDDKPLSWQAWDTELYSVDQYKYLTDIERVHVTCNTPEKCTVEVTVKLSDTCKITSSISLAAHDKNNEEGNFVDITCSVSNWDRRNEFLKVEFPVNIRNDFASYETQFGVTKRPTHYNTSWDVAKFEVCGHKFTDYSEYTKGVSILNDSKYGFSTHGNLMRLSLLRSPKAPDAHADMGDHKMRYAIYPHKNGLSSKTVRLAYEYNYTGNYGIPDSLISRFESIIGIKGDENVVLSNIKRGEDDSELKSEYSLKPEDSKSMIVRVFESLGGESRAILSTSLHLKNVTKIDNLEMEQYEEVEFTKDKNGEDLFAIAIALRPFEVASYRLEYM from the coding sequence ATGTCGTACGAGAGAGTAAATTATGACCCTCAGTTTAAACCTGTTCAAAACATTTTTGAGGACAGACTGAGGCAATTTATAAGAAAAGGCGGTGATTATTGTGATTTGAATTTACCGAAGTTCTACGATAAACAGAGAATATCACTCGACCAAAATTCAGTAAAGGCCCTATGGTATCAAGTCCCTTTTGAAAAGGGTAGCTCTCCTGTATCTCCTGATAAAAGACCATCGTGGAAATCAATACTTGATGCCGACAGAAAGAACAACTTGACTTGGCAGGAATGTTATAAGGGACAACCTTTTGGGCCAAGTTGGTCTACTACTTGGTTCAAGATATATTTAAAGGTTCCACAGAAATGGATAGATTCAGGTGAACAGTTACTATTTGATTGGAATTGTAACAATGAAGGTGTAGTTATCGATCCTGAAACACTACTACCTGTTACTGCGTTTTCTGGAGGTGAAAGAACCGAATATCTGTTACCCAAGAATAACACAGGTGAATATCTGTTCTACATCGAGGCAGGTAATAATGGGATGTTTGGCTGTGGTGCAGGTTCCACGATCAACCCTCCAGATGAAAATAGGTACTTTCATCTAGATACTGTTGACATTGTTTGGCCTGATTGGGAAGCCCGTGCCCTTTACTTTGATTTCTGGATGTTAAGTGACGCAGCAAGAGAGCTACCAGGCGATACTTGGCAAAAACATAGGGCTAGACATGTTGCAAATAAGGTAATGGACCTATTTGACATCAACAATAGGTCTAGTGTCGCAGAATGTCGTGAATTAATCAAAAGTGAATACTTTGATGAATACGCAGATACAGCAGAAGTGTTTTACAAGGGCGATTCTCAACAATTAGCTAGCGTTTATGGTATTGGGAACTGTCACATCGACACTGCCTGGTTGTGGCCATTTGCAGAaacgaaaagaaaaattgttcGTTCATGGGCTTCCCAATGTGTGCTGATGGACGAATATCCTGAATATCAGTTTGTCGCTTCGCAGGCTCAACAATTCAAGTGGCTTTTGCAAAATCATCCagattttttcaacaatgTCATTATACCAAAAGTCCAGCAATCACAATTCATACCAATCGGGGGCTCATGGGTAGAAAATGATACCAATATTCCCTCTGGAGAGTCGTTGGCAAgacaatttttctttggccaaagatttttcttgaagCACTTTGGATTTAAATCTGATATATTTTGGTTACCTGACACTTTCGGTTATTCCTCACAAATTCCTCAACTATGTCAATTATCGGGGATCACCAAGTTTTTAACCCAAAAACTATCTTggaataatattaatagtTTCCCTCATTCGACTTTTAACTGGGCAGGCCTTGATGGGTCTCAGTTGTTAACGCATATGCCACCAGGGAATACATACACAGCAGATTCTCATTTTGGCGATGTCTTACGTACAGCAAAACAAAACAAATCGAGTGAGTTTTATGGATCGGGCTTGATGTTATACGGTAAGGGTGACGGCGGTGGAGGACCTACTAGAGAAATGCTAGAGAAAATGAGACGTATTAGATCTATGAGTAACCGTAATGGAAATGTCATTCCAAAATTACATGTTGGGGCCACTGTAGATGATTTTTATCAAGATATCTTAGATAAAACAGATAGTGGTAAAAACTTACCGACATGGATGGGCGAGctttattttgaattccATAGAGGCACATACACAAGTCAGGCAaatacaaagaaattaatgaGGATGGCAGAGATCAGAATCCATGATCTTGAGTGGATTGCTACGAAGACCTCCATTCTATTCCCTGATTCCTTCTCCTATCCCgtaaatcaaataaatgaaCTTTGGGAAAACATCTTGTTGTGTCAGTTTCACGATGTCCTACCAGGATCTTGTATCGAAATGGTTTATAAGTATGAAGCAGTTCCTATGCTACGTAATGTTGTAAAGAAAACCGAAGAAATGattaatgatattattagCTATCTGGAAAGGAGCCGAGAAAACTCAAAACTTGTGGGAGTCTCAACTTTGTCCTGGAAACGTAATTTAGCAAAGTCACTAAATTCGCAGGACAGCGTTAGTATTGATGTCACTGACGATTCCTTTATTCTTTCCAATGGCGTTCTAACAGTAACAATTAATAAAGTCAGCGGCACAATTACTAGCTTGAAAACAACTGATGTTGATGctgaatttattgatttaaAAAACGGGAGAAATAAAGTTGGAGCCAACCAATTTGTCTTGTTTGACGATAAACCCTTAAGCTGGCAAGCTTGGGACACTGAATTATATTCAGTGGACCAATATAAGTACTTAACTGATATCGAAAGGGTTCATGTTACGTGCAATACGCCCGAAAAGTGTACAGTCGAAGTAACTGTTAAATTATCAGATACATGTAAGATTACCTCTTCGATATCATTAGCCGCtcatgataaaaataatgaggaAGGGAATTTCGTAGATATCACATGTTCCGTAAGCAATTGGGATAGAAGAAATgagtttttgaaagtgGAGTTTCCAGTTAATATCCGTAATGATTTTGCTTCTTACGAAACGCAGTTTGGTGTGACCAAGAGACCAACGCACTATAATACATCATGGGATGTAGCAAAGTTTGAAGTCTGTGGTCACAAATTTACTGATTACTCCGAATATACAAAAGgtgtttcaatattgaacGACTCTAAATATGGGTTTTCGACTCATGGAAATTTAATGAGGTTATCGTTGCTACGTTCACCTAAGGCTCCAGATGCACACGCTGATATGGGCGATCATAAAATGAGGTACGCAATATATCCTCATAAAAACGGGTTATCAAGCAAGACGGTGAGATTAGCTTATGAATATAACTATACTGGAAATTATGGAATTCCAGATTCACTAATAAGcagatttgaaagtataATTGGGATCAAAGGGGATGAAAATGTTGTTTTATCGAACATAAAAAGAGGCGAAGACGATTCAGAACTGAAATCGGAATATTCACTGAAACCAGAAGATTCTAAAAGTATGATAGTGAGAGTTTTTGAATCGTTAGGGGGCGAATCGAGGGCTATATTGTCTACTTCACTTCATTTAAAGAACGTTACAAAAATCGATAACCTTGAAATGGAACAATACGAAGAGGTTGAATTCACAAAGGATAAAAATGGAGAGGACCTTTTCGCAATTGCAATTGCCCTAAGACCATTTGAAGTTGCCTCATATAGGTTGGAATACATGTGA
- the CDC43 gene encoding protein geranylgeranyltransferase type I subunit CDC43 (similar to Saccharomyces cerevisiae CDC43 (YGL155W); ancestral locus Anc_2.312), with amino-acid sequence MAQKRVNMSLEDNLTKHVKFLQFHLSLLPSRYESYEVNKFAIVFYAIVSLSVIYQDVSEKYQSNLGWVRSHYTSYQVEESRKKISGFVGSLSAIVPDVISITLPNTLFGLLTLTTLHDREFFEKILDTESLCNFVGKCQLTDGSFVSFLDYKDGSPSAVDSHDLRFCYIAVAILYIAGCRSEKDFNKYINVDNLLKFIKSQECDFGGFGQYGEPHAGYTSCALSTLALLQKNETLTTDFKENTIEWLLQRQLSKLGCQKCQESNEYYDENDHGGFQGRENKYADTCYAFWCLNSLQILRKDWKKLCNADLTKKYILKRTQCTLTGGFSKNDADDADIYHTCLGFAALELIEGNFNGVLCITKDSTEQMGL; translated from the coding sequence ATGGCACAGAAAAGGGTCAATATGAGCTTAGAAGATAACCTAACAAAACATGTCAAGTTCCTCCAATTTCACCTTTCGCTGCTTCCTTCTAGATATGAAAGTTACGAGGTTAATAAATTCGCAATTGTTTTTTACGCAATTGTAAGTCTGTCTGTAATATATCAGGAtgtttctgaaaaatatcagaGCAATTTAGGCTGGGTCAGAAGTCATTACACATCTTATCAAGTTGaagaatcaagaaaaaagatatctGGTTTTGTAGGAAGCCTGAGTGCAATTGTTCCAGATGTTATAAGTATAACTTTGCCAAACACATTATTCGGTTTATTAACGTTGACTACATTACATGATAGAgaatttttcgaaaaaattCTCGATACAGAAAGCCTTTGTAACTTTGTGGGGAAATGTCAACTCACAGATGGTTCATTCGTCTCATTTTTAGATTACAAGGACGGCTCGCCGTCTGCAGTGGATTCACACGATCTAAGGTTCTGTTACATTGCTGTGGctatattatatattgcAGGATGCAGATCtgaaaaagatttcaaCAAATACATTAATGTAGATAATTTGCTAAAGTTTATCAAATCGCAAGAGTGTGATTTTGGCGGCTTTGGTCAATATGGGGAACCTCATGCAGGATATACTTCTTGCGCTTTGTCTACGTTGGCATTGCTGCAAAAGAATGAAACCCTCACAACAGATTTCAAGGAAAATACGATTGAATGGCTTCTGCAAAGACAGTTGTCTAAGTTAGGATGTCAAAAATGTCAAGAATCAAATGAATATtacgatgaaaatgatcatGGTGGATTTCAAGGAAGAGAAAACAAATATGCTGATACGTGCTATGCATTTTGGTGTTTGAATTCATTACAAATACTGAGGAAAGactggaagaaattgtGCAATGCAGACCTcaccaaaaaatatattttgaagagaACACAGTGTACTCTCACTGGTGGTTTTAGCAAAAATGATGCAGATGATGCAGATATATATCACACGTGTTTGGGATTTGCTGCTTTGGAATTGATAGAAGGTAACTTTAATGGCGTACTATGTATCACAAAAGATTCGACTGAACAAATGGGCTTGTAA
- the LYS5 gene encoding holo-[acyl-carrier-protein] synthase (similar to Saccharomyces cerevisiae LYS5 (YGL154C); ancestral locus Anc_2.314): MADLLQSFIDYTESNQSWEAILAINVNESGLHDEFLFEKAIRLLPLTWQNHVLTTRSLYDRRTALCNRLLQIFGCSVASKTSPKSLTYTCGRYGKPILASSDSVKFSMSNGSTHTVMYLVNSLNNNMEVGVDIASKTDIKSADEINLFEDIFSSAEQACISRCDDRSKIAMFIYYWSLKESYTKFTGTGLNCELKAIDLGAINLCQDFSSIKRQIHGNSVIFQSQWINDDLNEIVTTCQNSLKDDCFERTCIFILTFKDMINYLENLD, translated from the coding sequence ATGGCAGATCTGCTTCAATCATTCATAGATTATACCGAAAGTAATCAATCATGGGAAGCAATCCTGGCAATTAATGTCAATGAAAGTGGTCTTCACGATGAGTTTCTATTCGAGAAAGCGATAAGGTTACTGCCTTTGACGTGGCAAAACCATGTGCTTACTACGCGTAGCTTATACGATAGACGTACTGCGTTATGTAATCGattattacaaatttttggCTGTTCTGTAGCTTCAAAGACATCACCTAAGTCCTTAACCTACACCTGTGGCAGGTATGGAAAACCAATTTTAGCATCCTCTGATTCCGTCAAATTCAGCATGTCAAATGGCTCAACTCATACCGTCATGTATCTTGTGAATAGTTTGAACAATAATATGGAAGTAGGCGTTGACATTGCCTCGAAGACTGACATCAAAAGTGCGGACGAAATCAACCTATTTGAGGACATATTTTCCTCTGCTGAGCAGGCATGTATATCACGGTGTGACGACAGGTCTAAGATAGCGATGTTTATATACTATTGGTCATTGAAGGAAAGCTATACGAAGTTCACAGGGACCGGGCTGAATTGTGAGCTCAAAGCTATAGACCTTGGTGCCATTAATTTGTGTCAGGATTTCTCTTCAATCAAAAGACAGATTCATGGTAACTCAGTCATATTCCAGTCTCAATGGataaatgatgatttgaatgaaattgttaCCACATGCCAAAATTCTCTTAAAGACGACTGTTTTGAGAGGACTTGCATCTTCATATTAACTTTCAAGGAtatgataaattatttggaaaatttggaCTAA
- the PEX14 gene encoding Pex14p (similar to Saccharomyces cerevisiae PEX14 (YGL153W); ancestral locus Anc_2.315), whose protein sequence is MINSVPEDRAQLYNSAVAFLTDDSIKDAPLANKIEFLQSKGLNEHEIELALKQSKEQKSNASNDVKVNNDTISPDFMYEAIPPPLPQRDWKDYFVMATATAGLFYGLHEVTKRYILPNILPQSKTKLEQDKDEINSQFDKVDKVLNAIEQGAGFIQGGRKEKLDELDATIVQLKAALEQTTTGRKKVEDDFRLLKSEMNNLQHSIQEFVSKNGAIKEINKISEEVSSLKSLMNNTENSVNSSNKADRRDTENCTKSVDNELKKQSPLQGIPGIEAIPSASELLAKMNLTDNVSSSETENTIPAWKKAREDSLLSNSAIPEWQKNSSTATPSWQTALEDAEQNER, encoded by the coding sequence ATGATTAACAGTGTTCCTGAAGACAGAGCTCAGTTGTATAACTCTGCAGTTGCATTTCTTACGGATGACTCGATTAAGGATGCTCCACTCGCAAATAAGATAGAATTTTTACAATCAAAGGGCCTCAATGAACATGAGATTGAACTAGCTTTGAAACAATCTAAGGAACAAAAGAGCAACGCCTCTAATGATGTTAAAGTCAATAATGACACAATTAGTCCGGATTTTATGTATGAAGCTATTCCACCCCCTTTGCCACAACGTGATTGGAAGGATTATTTTGTCATGGCAACTGCTACTGCTGGGTTGTTTTATGGCCTTCATGAAGTTACCAAACGTTACATTTTACCGAATATTTTGCCCCAATCGAAGACAAAATTGGAACAAGACAAGGACGAGATCAATTctcaatttgataaagtaGACAAAGTGTTGAATGCGATTGAACAGGGAGCAGGCTTTATTCAGggaggaagaaaagaaaaattagatgaacTTGATGCAACTATTGTGCAATTGAAAGCAGCTCTTGAGCAGACTACCACAGGTAGGAAAAAAGTGGAAGATGATTTCAGACTATTAAAATCAGAAATGAATAATTTGCAACATtcaattcaagaatttgTATCCAAAAATGGTGCTATAAAggaaataaataaaataagcGAAGAGGTCTCTTCATTGAAGAGTTTAATGAATAATACTGAGAACTCTGTTAATTCCAGTAATAAGGCTGATAGAAGGGATACTGAAAATTGTACCAAAAGTgttgataatgaattaaaaaaacaATCACCACTGCAAGGTATTCCTGGGATAGAAGCTATACCATCTGCCTCGGAATTACTAGcgaagatgaatttgacTGATAATGTATCCTCGAGCGAGACAGAAAACACCATCCCAGCATGGAAAAAGGCGAGAGAAGATTCTTTATTAAGCAATAGTGCAATTCCAGAATGGCAAAAGAACAGCTCTACTGCCACACCAAGTTGGCAGACTGCTCTAGAAGATGCTGAGCAAAATGAACGGtaa
- the NUT1 gene encoding Nut1p (similar to Saccharomyces cerevisiae NUT1 (YGL151W); ancestral locus Anc_2.316) yields MQHFYIIAINSGLHILDIFWPKLLLRRFDLKLQTHTEARSSIVRIAHDTMTVSIEHESIYSLGIKCEERDIPSIEFLNLYKEFYNEKFSQNIENEESDSNINTEAEVASVISDDFIKLLNSRKSLILADYAVEVLFVNYNSTLIEAFMPKLNLIDESMMLIHFLSKICLFFTKLTDRLVIDQLNKDLSQIIIPSILNADTNTSSNELIVCLCKVLQASIKFSASPIVISSNSSRESFHSLMNRLSKINRLLYKTMQHSVDMKLLFKGAGHFPKDTTREFVNSPTITSPNFVASPLSTMKTPMSSSAGSISVVKYKDMKLLRYYKNLWLNNKLLKWEPVDSDFLMRYASISGTLFQETAASLQNSDAILTDLIETSFTCFAQFVSNKQYHQTNANMNVLERQWIIFISKHLPLLILEHSSRNPQVVTNAMEKIDAKVIKVIRNYYSEKDDMKNRNEDLFDDFSSTCFDLRHDFIKSLIMLKLQPASYINEFLRDDQVVDPNSLPISDDLIIVTAQGVQETVHDIPSFVSQSIDSLELQMIIRPKTESYSNGLYQVLCSFESIPPTQQRKISKTILDLLTNSIEVQNYGRIAKIYGILFFNFSHSLTYVLSFCSPKMFAEVTMKFIDFSQQNTELTKKEPSEDSEEYNNISLSLSWALLLLILLVQDYNVSLRDVAYISNELTINNSFSISFISSLSDIPDDYKINNNQQFNLDSVKLIQNWLSDLFINGSISDTLLQKTDVKQLSTLIPFIFKQVMLALEIGFVTDINQIVGGLEYFLQPFMLASLIKISYWLEQYLLYLKDDKNKEKLLDMVFVILNSLFNPNTLNEDSQAFHVAVLKINAVSLLKTFRKFGTPKQSSYGVYSSDLQEQPALNSIINKLVSVLNVSPFYNVDQRVINSENMYSERKPLGYHEFLIVNENPINKIMTNQINSFWNLHSSTYYNLDYLREVINIVTPKVFLYDVLQTLDYKLTTYGVPAARNKMAAIESDHVFDYFFYFLVLYDCESHVEALNMIRLFEDENEGNITGTDYAALQKDEKNIPQLEEPQVKQDADDDFDMLFGENDTSTHVPDEDLKIISLEHESKNQKLKNLYISKRDSFGIIIHEARKSKETAFKDGIITKEEYERFFRYYKKYLSALKNVCILNKLLT; encoded by the coding sequence ATGCAACATTTCTATATAATTGCCATAAACTCGGGCCTGCATATTCTAGATATATTTTGGCCGAAGCTTTTATTAAGACGATTCGATTTGAAACTTCAAACACATACAGAAGCTAGATCATCAATAGTACGAATCGCACACGACACCATGACTGTATCGATTGAACACGAGTCCATATATAGTCTGGGAATCAAGTGTGAAGAGAGAGATATCCCTTCGATTGAGTTTTTGAACCTTtataaagaattttataatgaaaaattctctcaaaatattgaaaatgaagaatctGACAGCAATATCAATACTGAAGCTGAAGTTGCAAGCGTAATATCTGATGACTTCATTaaacttttgaattcaaGGAAGTCATTGATTTTGGCAGATTATGCTGTTGAGGTTTTGTTTGTTAATTATAATAGTACTTTGATTGAGGCTTTCATGCCAAAATTGAACTTGATAGACGAATCTATGATGTTGATCCATTTCCTATCTAAAAtctgtcttttttttactaaACTAACAGATAGATTAGTCATTGACCAATTAAACAAAGATCTGTCTCAAATCATAATACCTAGCATATTGAATGCGGACACAAATACTTCCAGCAATGAATTGATTGTATGTCTCTGTAAAGTTTTACAAGCGTCCATCAAATTTAGCGCTTCTCCAATAGTTATATCGTCAAACAGCTCTCGAGAATCCTTTCATTCTCTGATGAATCGCCTATCAAAAATCAATAGACTGTTATACAAGACAATGCAGCATTCAGTGGATATGAAGCTTTTATTCAAAGGTGCGGGTCATTTTCCTAAGGATACCACACGAGAGTTTGTAAATTCACCAACTATTACATCTCCTAACTTCGTTGCAAGCCCATTATCCACAATGAAAACTCCAATGTCCAGTTCTGCGGGCTCCATCTCTGTGGTAAAATATAAGGATATGAAATTATTACGTTATTACAAGAACTTATGGCTCAATAATAAACTTCTAAAGTGGGAACCAGTAGATTCGGATTTTTTAATGAGATATGCATCTATCTCTGGGACCCTCTTTCAAGAAACAGCAGCTTCCCTCCAGAATTCTGACGCTATACTTACTGATCTAATAGAAACATCATTCACATGTTTTGCACAATTTGTAAGCAACAAACAGTACCATCAGACCAATGCTAATATGAATGTTCTCGAAAGACAAtggatcattttcatttcaaaacaTCTGCCGTTGCTAATACTGGAACattcttcaagaaatcCTCAGGTAGTGACAAATGCCATGGAGAAGATTGATGCTAAAGTTATTAAAGTTATTAGAAACTACTACTCCGAAAAGGATGATATGAAGAATAGAAATGAGGATTTATTTGACGACTTTTCTTCTACATGTTTTGACTTGAGACATGATTTCATAAAATCTCTCATTATGTTGAAACTACAACCTGCATCTTACATTAATGAGTTTCTAAGAGATGATCAGGTAGTAGACCCAAACTCTCTACCTATTTCAGATGACCTCATTATAGTAACAGCACAAGGTGTTCAAGAAACGGTCCACGATATTCCCTCTTTTGTTTCTCAATCAATTGACTCACTTGAGTTGCAAATGATTATTCGACCTAAAACTGAATCATATAGTAACGGACTCTATCAAGTTTTATGttcttttgaaagtattCCCCCAACGCAGCAAAGGAAAATATCCAAAACCATATTGGATCTCTtgacaaattcaatagaAGTGCAAAATTATGGTAGAATAGCTAAAATCTACggaattctttttttcaacttctCGCATTCTCTTACTTATGTCTTATCATTCTGTTCACCAAAGATGTTTGCAGAAGTAACTATGAagtttattgatttttccCAACAAAACACCGAACTGACCAAAAAGGAACCTTCAGAGGACTCAGAAGAGTATAATAACATTTCACTGTCTTTAAGCTGGGctcttttattattgattttactAGTTCAAGATTACAATGTTTCATTGCGCGACGTTGCCTATATTTCAAACGAACTGACAATAAATAactcattttcaatatcctTCATTTCTAGCCTATCAGATATTCCTGACGattataaaattaataataaccAACAATTCAATCTAGACTCTGTCAAGCTCATACAAAATTGGCTATCTGACCTTTTCATAAACGGTTCAATATCTGACACTCTTCTGCAAAAAACTGATGTTAAACAGCTATCTACACTAATCCCGTTTATTTTTAAACAAGTGATGTTGGCACTTGAGATAGGTTTTGTCACCGATATTAATCAAATTGTTGGAGGACTCGAATATTTCTTACAACCATTCATGCTTGCCagtttaataaaaatatcatattGGCTGGAACAATACTTActatatttgaaagatgatAAGAACAAAGAGAAATTGCTTGACATGGTATTTGTTATTTTAAACTCACTTTTCAATCCAAATACCTTGAATGAAGACTCGCAAGCCTTCCATGTAGCCGtattaaaaattaatgCAGTTTCACTTTTGAAGACCTTCAGGAAGTTTGGCACGCCAAAACAATCTAGCTATGGGGTTTACTCTTCTGATTTACAGGAGCAGCCTGCATTGAATTCTATCATTAATAAGCTAGTTTCGGTTCTGAATGTTTCTCCATTTTATAATGTAGATCAAAGGGTAATAAATTCTGAAAATATGTACTCTGAAAGGAAGCCACTTGGTTACCATGAGTTTTTGATTGTTAACGAAAAtccaataaataaaataatgacaAACCAAATCAACTCATTTTGGAACTTGCATAGCAGCACTTATTATAATTTGGATTATTTACGAGAGGTGATAAATATTGTGACACCAAAGGTTTTTTTGTACGATGTTTTACAAACGTTAGACTATAAATTAACTACATATGGCGTTCCCGCGGCAAGGAACAAGATGGCAGCAATTGAAAGCGATCATGTATTTGactatttcttttatttcttggTCTTATATGACTGTGAATCGCATGTTGAAGCCCTAAATATGATACGACTCTTCGAAGATGAGAATGAAGGTAATATTACCGGGACAGATTATGCAGCGCTCcaaaaagatgaaaagaatatacCGCAACTTGAAGAGCCTCAAGTAAAACAGGATGCCGATGACGACTTTGATATGCTTTTTGGTGAAAACGATACTAGTACACATGTACCAGATGAAGACTTGAAAATAATCAGTCTTGAACATGAGAGCAAGaaccaaaaattgaaaaatttgtataTTTCTAAAAGGGATTCATTTGGTATAATTATTCATGAAGCAAGAAAATCGAAAGAAACTGCTTTCAAGGACGGAATAATAACAAAGGAAGAGTATGAGAGATTTTTCAGATATTACAAAAAGTATCTAAGTGCGCTAAAAAACGTGTGTATTTTAAATAAGCTTCTTAcgtaa